A single Arcobacter sp. FWKO B DNA region contains:
- the phnC gene encoding phosphonate ABC transporter ATP-binding protein: MIKMKNLTLGYKKEKILKDLDLEIEDGEFIGIIGPSGAGKSTLLMSIVGSIKVFDGKFKVLGYDLEDIKKKDLIKLREQIGFVFQGYCLVDRLSVLDNVISGMLKDIPMPRAVIKYYKDKELKKAQEVIDVVDIAKHTTKRCDELSGGQRQRVAIARALISKPKIILADEPVSALDVKSAQKVMDIFRKVNKSFGVTIIINLHHLEYAKEYCDRIIGVNNGTVVFDGRSSELTDKLIEKIYATPKN; this comes from the coding sequence ATGATTAAAATGAAAAACTTGACTTTGGGATATAAGAAAGAAAAAATCTTAAAGGATTTGGATTTAGAGATAGAAGATGGGGAGTTTATAGGTATTATTGGACCTAGTGGAGCTGGTAAATCTACATTACTTATGTCGATAGTTGGGAGTATTAAAGTTTTTGATGGAAAATTTAAAGTACTTGGATATGACCTAGAGGACATAAAGAAAAAAGATTTAATCAAGTTAAGAGAGCAAATAGGGTTTGTATTTCAAGGGTATTGTTTGGTGGATAGGCTTAGTGTACTTGATAATGTAATAAGTGGGATGTTAAAAGATATACCAATGCCAAGAGCGGTTATTAAGTACTATAAAGATAAAGAACTAAAAAAAGCACAGGAGGTTATAGATGTAGTTGATATAGCAAAACATACAACAAAAAGATGTGATGAACTAAGTGGTGGGCAAAGACAAAGGGTCGCTATAGCAAGAGCATTAATAAGTAAACCCAAAATAATATTGGCAGATGAACCAGTTTCAGCTCTTGATGTGAAAAGTGCACAGAAGGTTATGGATATTTTTAGAAAAGTTAATAAGTCATTTGGTGTAACTATTATTATAAATTTACATCATCTTGAGTATGCCAAAGAGTACTGCGACAGAATCATTGGGGTGAATAATGGAACAGTAGTCTTTGACGGTAGAAGTAGTGAATTAACTGATAAGTTAATTGAAAAAATATATGCTACTCCGAAAAATTAG
- a CDS encoding GntR family transcriptional regulator has translation MTKRFDYETVYEYLKNHIKDDLRDNEKIPSENELCERFNVTRATVRQGISKLKNEGLLFSKKGSGYFVSPEKVKYSLSKNTTFTKEIQASGKTPSLCVVKVQEIKANKFLASKFGIQENAPLTNAIILRLVDDEPFLIGCNYFNAEILKDIEKHINNDLFSLTKLFVEEYSIKPFRNHSELEIVPNNQEYKKLLSIQNDLPLIKISSVSVCDKSNQVIEYVESFFRSDRVKLNIEFSNQ, from the coding sequence ATGACAAAAAGATTTGATTATGAGACAGTATATGAATACTTAAAAAATCATATAAAAGATGATTTGAGGGATAATGAAAAAATACCTTCAGAAAATGAACTATGTGAAAGATTTAATGTAACAAGAGCAACAGTTAGGCAAGGTATAAGTAAGCTTAAAAATGAAGGGTTGTTGTTTTCCAAAAAAGGGAGTGGATATTTTGTAAGTCCCGAAAAAGTAAAGTATTCGTTATCCAAAAATACTACTTTTACAAAAGAGATACAAGCTAGTGGTAAAACACCTTCCTTATGTGTTGTCAAAGTACAGGAAATAAAAGCAAATAAATTTCTTGCTTCTAAATTTGGGATACAAGAAAATGCTCCACTCACAAATGCAATAATTTTAAGGCTTGTAGATGATGAGCCATTTTTGATAGGGTGTAATTACTTTAATGCAGAAATCCTCAAAGATATAGAAAAACACATAAATAATGACTTGTTTTCATTGACAAAACTTTTTGTTGAAGAATATTCTATAAAGCCATTTAGAAATCATTCAGAACTTGAAATTGTTCCAAATAATCAAGAATACAAAAAATTACTTAGTATTCAAAATGATTTGCCTTTGATTAAAATATCTAGTGTATCAGTGTGTGATAAATCAAATCAAGTAATAGAGTATGTGGAGTCGTTTTTTAGAAGTGATAGGGTGAAATTGAATATAGAATTTAGCAATCAATAA
- a CDS encoding ATP-binding cassette domain-containing protein, which produces MVLKIENLSKVFGYGCPKCYSDTGASFNSSICPHCNSVVGVNQVNLELEKGEVLGIVGESGSGKSTLLQLIYQDQKATSGEIFIEKFMDEKGVSKNLLECDLNELSFLRNKLISMIYQNPRLGLNYRFSAGGNIAEKVIGSGNKFYHKIRQRAEFFLNKTEIPVSRIDDYPDKFSGGQQQRIQISKALSSNPELLLLDEPTTGLDLSVQAKILDLIKVLQKEIGFSMVIVSHDLGVIKHLTDITVVMKNGQIVEKGLTDQILEDPQHPYTQLLVSSVL; this is translated from the coding sequence ATGGTTTTGAAAATAGAAAACTTATCGAAAGTTTTTGGATATGGATGTCCAAAATGTTATTCAGATACTGGTGCAAGTTTTAATTCTTCAATTTGTCCTCATTGTAATAGTGTAGTTGGAGTTAATCAGGTTAATTTAGAACTTGAAAAAGGTGAAGTTCTTGGGATAGTTGGAGAAAGCGGTAGTGGAAAATCAACTCTTTTACAATTAATTTATCAAGATCAAAAAGCTACAAGTGGAGAAATATTTATAGAAAAATTTATGGATGAAAAAGGGGTAAGTAAAAACTTATTGGAGTGCGACCTTAATGAACTTAGCTTTTTAAGAAACAAACTTATATCTATGATATATCAAAATCCAAGGTTGGGATTGAACTATAGGTTTAGTGCTGGTGGGAATATTGCAGAAAAAGTAATAGGTAGTGGGAATAAGTTTTATCATAAAATACGCCAAAGGGCAGAGTTCTTTTTAAATAAAACAGAAATTCCTGTGAGTAGAATAGATGATTATCCAGATAAGTTTAGTGGTGGGCAACAACAACGAATCCAGATATCAAAAGCACTTTCTTCTAATCCAGAGCTTTTACTTTTGGATGAGCCAACTACAGGACTTGACCTTTCGGTACAAGCAAAAATATTGGATCTTATAAAAGTTCTCCAAAAAGAGATTGGATTTTCGATGGTTATTGTTTCACATGATCTTGGCGTCATAAAACACCTTACAGATATTACAGTAGTTATGAAAAATGGTCAGATTGTTGAAAAAGGATTAACTGATCAAATATTAGAAGACCCACAGCACCCTTATACACAACTATTAGTTTCAAGTGTATTATAA
- a CDS encoding carbon-phosphorus lyase complex subunit PhnI, with translation MGYVAIKGGEDAINNSLNFYYESINKAEQINTKDVQNGLCYAVDKVMSEGSLYSKKLASVAIKKSAGDLLNAAFFLRAHRSTCQRIGIAKTIDVEKIRVIRRISSAFKDIKGGQILGPSNDYEVKLILEKKVLLKESEGFSDKDNILLSALAPLRQRNLVKKLKADVEISDITRVFPEAPYPRSAVMQVLSRGESGSMLGFAYTSIRGFGDVHPTIGDLRLGYTDLMFTHPFTKKEVKVGELEVTSCETAGMFEKQDNGEVQLTTGFGFCFGFNETKSISMSILDLSLYNAKHSVGEKEFASDFEMIMHHIDGVDSMGFTNHFKLPHYVTFQADLQVFANAAKFAKDNK, from the coding sequence ATGGGTTATGTTGCTATAAAAGGTGGTGAGGATGCAATAAATAATTCTTTAAACTTTTACTATGAGAGTATTAACAAAGCAGAACAAATAAACACAAAAGATGTGCAAAATGGGTTGTGTTATGCGGTAGATAAAGTGATGAGCGAAGGGTCATTGTATAGTAAAAAACTGGCATCAGTTGCTATTAAAAAGAGTGCTGGTGATTTACTGAATGCTGCATTCTTTTTAAGGGCTCATAGAAGTACTTGTCAAAGAATTGGTATCGCAAAAACAATTGATGTAGAAAAAATAAGAGTTATTAGAAGAATATCATCAGCATTTAAAGATATTAAAGGTGGGCAGATATTAGGACCATCAAATGATTATGAGGTAAAGTTAATTTTAGAAAAAAAAGTGTTGTTAAAAGAGTCTGAAGGTTTTAGCGACAAAGACAATATTTTGTTAAGTGCATTGGCACCATTAAGACAGAGAAATTTAGTTAAGAAATTAAAAGCAGATGTAGAAATATCAGATATAACAAGGGTATTTCCAGAGGCTCCTTATCCCAGAAGTGCAGTGATGCAAGTTTTGAGCCGTGGTGAGTCTGGGAGTATGCTAGGATTTGCGTATACTTCAATAAGAGGGTTTGGAGATGTTCATCCTACCATAGGAGATCTAAGACTTGGATATACAGACCTTATGTTTACACATCCATTTACAAAAAAAGAAGTTAAAGTAGGTGAGCTTGAAGTTACATCTTGTGAGACTGCTGGAATGTTTGAAAAACAAGACAATGGTGAAGTACAACTCACTACTGGATTTGGATTTTGTTTTGGCTTTAATGAAACCAAATCGATAAGTATGAGTATACTTGATTTATCGCTTTATAATGCAAAACATAGTGTTGGAGAAAAAGAGTTTGCCAGTGATTTTGAAATGATAATGCACCATATTGATGGGGTAGATTCTATGGGCTTTACAAACCATTTTAAACTTCCTCATTATGTGACATTTCAAGCTGATTTACAAGTATTTGCTAATGCAGCGAAATTTGCAAAGGATAATAAATGA
- the phnL gene encoding phosphonate C-P lyase system protein PhnL, which produces MKKLIINNLSKEFTVHTRGGIKINGYKNISFELDRGEFISLYGPSGLGKSSVLKALYRTYKTTSGEILFERNNGTSIDIASASESEILKLRKESIGYVSQFLQVLPRISAVDIVAQPLIDKGESMDVAKDKAKEMLSFLNIKEELFDISPLTFSGGEQQRVNIAKGIIAPKSLLLLDEPTASLDKTNTNKVIDKLLEIKKEGVSMIGIFHDIDCMKRISDKVYDMKEKKYADNY; this is translated from the coding sequence ATGAAGAAATTGATTATAAATAATTTATCAAAAGAATTTACTGTACATACAAGGGGCGGAATTAAGATTAATGGTTATAAGAATATTAGTTTTGAACTTGACAGGGGAGAGTTTATTTCCCTTTATGGACCTAGTGGTTTGGGTAAATCATCAGTATTAAAAGCATTATATAGAACTTATAAAACAACTAGTGGAGAGATTCTTTTTGAAAGAAACAATGGAACATCTATAGATATAGCTAGTGCTAGTGAGAGTGAGATATTAAAGCTTAGAAAAGAGTCTATAGGTTATGTTTCCCAATTTTTGCAGGTGCTTCCGCGTATTAGTGCAGTCGATATAGTAGCACAACCATTGATAGATAAAGGTGAAAGCATGGATGTTGCTAAAGATAAAGCAAAAGAAATGTTGAGTTTTTTAAATATTAAAGAAGAGCTTTTTGATATTTCTCCACTTACATTTAGTGGAGGAGAACAACAAAGGGTAAACATAGCCAAAGGGATAATTGCTCCAAAGTCTTTATTATTGCTAGATGAGCCAACAGCATCTTTGGATAAGACAAATACAAATAAGGTAATTGATAAGTTATTGGAGATAAAAAAAGAAGGGGTAAGTATGATTGGTATTTTTCATGATATTGATTGTATGAAAAGAATTAGTGATAAAGTTTATGATATGAAGGAAAAGAAATATGCAGACAATTATTAG
- a CDS encoding alpha-D-ribose 1-methylphosphonate 5-phosphate C-P-lyase PhnJ: MRYAFLDEDAKKEIRRAILKAVAIPGYLVSFASREMPIARGWGTGGLQVTLSMIKENDVLKVIDQGCDGSVNAVNMRNFITSVTDNTTTLDTTKATLIQTRHRIPEEELKEGQTLIFQVPMPDILETVEPDTYKAKLMHANADYSKLWVLLYEDTSMFGDSRISNRYPVMVEDRYAMDPSPIPKYDTPKLGNCKALQLFGAGREKKIYAIPPYSKVEPLKFEDKEFRIENFDGMSCERCGNSDVYLDEVYDNEGIKHYFCSDTSYCDKVLEQRTK, translated from the coding sequence ATGAGGTACGCTTTTTTAGATGAAGATGCAAAAAAAGAGATAAGACGAGCTATTTTAAAAGCAGTAGCAATCCCTGGATATTTAGTTTCTTTTGCTAGTCGTGAGATGCCAATAGCGAGGGGTTGGGGAACTGGTGGATTGCAAGTAACACTATCTATGATAAAAGAAAATGATGTATTAAAGGTTATAGACCAAGGTTGTGATGGAAGTGTGAATGCTGTTAATATGAGAAATTTTATTACCTCTGTTACAGATAATACTACAACATTGGATACTACAAAAGCAACACTTATACAAACAAGACATAGGATTCCTGAAGAGGAGCTCAAAGAAGGGCAAACGCTTATATTCCAAGTTCCTATGCCTGATATTTTAGAAACAGTCGAGCCAGATACCTATAAAGCAAAGTTGATGCATGCAAATGCTGATTATTCAAAACTTTGGGTGTTGTTATATGAAGATACTTCAATGTTTGGTGATAGTAGGATTTCTAATAGATACCCTGTAATGGTTGAAGATAGATATGCAATGGATCCTAGTCCAATTCCAAAATATGATACACCAAAATTAGGGAACTGCAAAGCTTTACAACTTTTTGGGGCAGGGCGAGAAAAGAAGATATATGCAATTCCTCCATATTCTAAGGTAGAGCCTCTAAAATTTGAAGATAAAGAGTTTAGAATAGAAAACTTTGATGGTATGAGTTGTGAGAGATGTGGCAATAGTGATGTTTATCTTGATGAGGTATACGATAATGAGGGGATAAAACACTATTTTTGTAGTGATACTTCATATTGTGATAAAGTTTTAGAGCAAAGGACAAAATGA
- the phnE gene encoding phosphonate ABC transporter, permease protein PhnE — MDKQQEFLDLKKHATPFKAYNLMIIGALALVFLASWYGSEMSLVALYDGWGHMVKYLSGNPNIENSSFLPPSTNWTNIEKYLYSMLETVMMAVVALVISVILAFPMSLLGSRNIVELLFPGQSLINRFIKRTIYGITTLLANIFRSVNEIIWALIFVSAVGLGPMAGILALGIHTAGVLAKLLSEGIESIDPGPVNALNASGAGFIKILFYAIMPQTMPHFISMVLYRFESDVRAASVLGFVGAGGIGFYLFDAIRSFEHGDVTTILMIIVATVWVIDKISAYVRSKFI; from the coding sequence ATGGATAAGCAACAAGAATTTTTGGATTTGAAAAAACATGCAACACCATTTAAAGCATATAATTTGATGATAATTGGTGCATTGGCATTAGTCTTTTTGGCTAGTTGGTATGGTTCAGAGATGAGTTTGGTAGCTTTATATGATGGATGGGGGCATATGGTTAAATACCTAAGTGGTAATCCAAATATTGAAAATAGTTCATTTTTACCTCCATCAACAAATTGGACAAATATAGAAAAATATTTATATTCTATGCTTGAAACGGTTATGATGGCAGTTGTTGCGTTGGTAATATCTGTTATTTTGGCTTTTCCTATGTCGCTTCTGGGGTCAAGAAATATTGTTGAACTTTTATTTCCAGGGCAATCTTTAATTAATCGTTTTATTAAGCGTACAATATATGGGATAACAACATTATTAGCGAATATTTTTAGAAGTGTTAATGAAATAATTTGGGCATTGATTTTTGTAAGTGCAGTTGGACTTGGTCCTATGGCTGGTATTTTGGCTTTAGGTATTCATACTGCTGGAGTATTGGCAAAATTATTAAGTGAAGGAATAGAGTCTATTGACCCAGGTCCTGTGAATGCTTTAAATGCTAGTGGGGCAGGTTTTATTAAAATACTTTTTTATGCAATCATGCCTCAAACAATGCCTCATTTTATATCCATGGTATTGTATAGATTTGAAAGTGATGTAAGAGCAGCTTCTGTACTTGGTTTTGTTGGAGCAGGTGGTATAGGGTTTTATTTATTTGATGCTATTCGTTCTTTTGAACATGGTGATGTGACTACAATCTTGATGATTATAGTGGCTACTGTTTGGGTAATTGATAAAATAAGTGCTTATGTAAGAAGTAAGTTTATATAA
- the rhuM gene encoding RhuM family protein, with protein MTDISNIVVYNDGELELKVSVDGQTVWLNRNQISELFGRDVKTIGKHINNVFREKELDKNMVVAKFATTTQHGAIEGKTQTKDVEYYNLDVIISIGYRVKSQKGVKFRQWATSILKSYIQNGYVINSEKITNERFVSLENDVNVLKSQMSEVKSLVKHNKLETHQGIFYDGQVYEAYSFVNDLFRNAQNEIILIDNYIDDTVLTIFSKIPNTKVTIYTNTIPKQLKLDFEKYHKQYQNVEIRLFKNSHDSFIILDKKEVYHMGASLKDLGKKWFAFSKMNFVVNELIEKMR; from the coding sequence ATGACTGACATATCGAATATTGTGGTATATAATGATGGGGAGTTGGAACTTAAAGTTTCGGTTGATGGTCAAACTGTATGGCTAAATCGAAATCAAATATCTGAACTTTTTGGCAGAGATGTAAAAACAATAGGTAAACATATAAATAATGTTTTTAGAGAAAAAGAGTTGGATAAAAATATGGTTGTCGCAAAATTTGCGACAACCACTCAACATGGGGCAATAGAAGGAAAAACACAAACAAAAGATGTAGAATATTATAATCTTGATGTTATTATATCAATTGGATATAGAGTCAAATCTCAAAAAGGTGTAAAATTCAGACAATGGGCAACAAGCATTTTGAAAAGTTATATTCAAAATGGCTATGTAATAAACTCTGAAAAAATCACCAATGAAAGATTTGTGTCTTTGGAAAATGATGTAAATGTCTTAAAATCTCAAATGAGTGAAGTTAAATCACTTGTAAAACATAATAAGCTTGAAACTCATCAAGGTATCTTTTATGATGGACAAGTTTATGAAGCGTACAGTTTCGTAAATGATTTATTCAGAAATGCACAAAACGAAATAATCCTAATCGATAATTATATAGATGATACGGTTTTGACAATTTTTTCTAAAATACCAAATACTAAAGTAACAATCTACACAAATACTATCCCAAAGCAACTCAAACTTGACTTTGAAAAGTATCATAAACAATATCAAAATGTAGAAATAAGACTTTTTAAAAATTCCCATGATAGCTTTATAATATTAGATAAAAAGGAAGTGTATCATATGGGAGCAAGTCTTAAAGACCTTGGTAAAAAATGGTTCGCATTTTCAAAGATGAATTTTGTTGTAAATGAGTTGATTGAGAAGATGAGATAA
- a CDS encoding phosphonate C-P lyase system protein PhnG — translation MSREDLNFLLQKVEIKELEKLYKKIDKSLGVNIINQPTSQTLLVPIKDPISGGEFYAGEALVTSCIVEVNKAQGWSMVQDDNDELSLYIATIDAVFESGVFQKDIEKLYTKTIVSINNYQKQLNKKVNSTRVSFDLM, via the coding sequence ATGAGTAGAGAAGATTTGAATTTCTTACTGCAAAAAGTAGAGATAAAAGAGCTTGAAAAGCTTTACAAGAAAATAGACAAGAGTTTGGGAGTGAATATAATAAACCAACCTACAAGCCAAACTCTTTTGGTACCAATAAAAGATCCTATTAGTGGTGGTGAGTTTTATGCTGGAGAAGCATTGGTCACTTCTTGTATTGTTGAGGTGAATAAGGCACAAGGTTGGTCTATGGTTCAAGATGATAATGATGAATTGTCTTTGTATATCGCAACGATTGATGCAGTATTTGAAAGTGGAGTATTTCAAAAAGATATAGAAAAGCTTTATACAAAAACTATAGTAAGTATAAATAACTATCAAAAACAACTCAATAAAAAAGTAAACTCCACAAGAGTTAGTTTTGATTTAATGTAG
- a CDS encoding phosphonate C-P lyase system protein PhnH: protein MNSTDIEKNNRETFRVLLNALSMPGNVEKVNKIFNSYTLSIASTLLYSEVSYINNTEEEFTLIDAITNAKQQNIQNADYVFCCSLDGVLNEIKKGSYISPEDSATIIYLVNSFEGLNISLKGPGIDKEKKATYPIDEDFVYEFNKRNKSYPLGNEIYFLNKTNGEIKALSRTTKLEVV from the coding sequence ATGAATAGTACAGATATAGAAAAAAACAATAGAGAAACATTTAGGGTACTTTTAAATGCATTATCGATGCCAGGAAATGTAGAGAAGGTAAATAAAATATTTAATTCTTATACTTTAAGTATAGCAAGTACACTTCTTTACTCTGAGGTAAGCTATATAAATAATACAGAAGAAGAGTTTACACTAATAGATGCAATTACTAATGCAAAACAGCAAAATATACAAAATGCTGATTATGTTTTTTGTTGTTCATTGGATGGTGTTTTAAATGAGATTAAAAAAGGAAGTTATATTTCTCCTGAAGATTCTGCAACAATTATTTATTTGGTAAATTCTTTTGAAGGGTTAAATATATCATTAAAAGGTCCAGGAATAGACAAAGAGAAAAAAGCAACTTATCCTATAGATGAAGATTTTGTGTATGAGTTTAACAAAAGAAATAAAAGCTATCCTCTTGGGAATGAGATTTATTTTTTAAATAAAACAAATGGTGAAATAAAAGCTTTGAGCAGAACAACTAAATTGGAGGTAGTATAA
- the phnD gene encoding phosphonate ABC transporter substrate-binding protein, with amino-acid sequence MRRNFLKKVAVATAALGLTISSLSADSSTWPKEIVFGAIPVAGNSSMEEQFGPLAKYLQDTLGIKVTLKVTNDYTGIITGMAHNHIDFAYLGPNSYVTASQRANAEAVAMEVNDEGVAGYHALIVARKDSGIKTLDDAKGKTWAFTDPQSTSGTLVPTVHFNKIGIDPQKYFSRVIYSGSHEASMLSVKAGRVDVASNNDLDFNRGIGRHWEADEFNIIWKSDLIPGSPIAVRGGLPTSLKMAIKGAFIAYKVPEGSSLKMSGYTHADDSTYNPTRELIKAKEAMKK; translated from the coding sequence ATGAGAAGAAATTTTTTAAAAAAAGTTGCAGTTGCTACAGCTGCTTTAGGTTTGACTATATCAAGTTTGAGTGCAGACTCTAGTACATGGCCAAAAGAGATAGTATTTGGTGCAATTCCTGTGGCTGGTAATTCAAGTATGGAAGAACAATTTGGTCCTTTGGCTAAATACTTACAAGATACATTAGGTATCAAAGTAACACTAAAGGTGACAAATGATTATACTGGTATTATTACTGGTATGGCACATAATCATATAGATTTTGCTTATCTTGGGCCAAACTCTTATGTGACTGCTTCTCAAAGGGCAAACGCTGAAGCTGTTGCAATGGAAGTAAATGATGAAGGAGTTGCTGGTTATCATGCACTAATAGTTGCAAGAAAAGATAGTGGAATAAAAACTTTAGATGATGCAAAAGGTAAAACTTGGGCATTTACTGATCCACAATCAACAAGTGGAACACTTGTACCAACTGTTCATTTCAATAAAATAGGTATTGACCCACAAAAATACTTTTCTAGAGTAATATATTCAGGAAGTCATGAAGCTTCAATGTTATCGGTAAAGGCTGGTAGAGTAGATGTAGCTTCCAATAACGATTTGGATTTTAATAGAGGAATAGGTAGACATTGGGAAGCTGATGAGTTTAATATAATTTGGAAGTCTGATTTGATTCCAGGTTCTCCAATAGCTGTAAGAGGTGGGCTACCTACATCATTAAAAATGGCTATTAAAGGGGCATTTATAGCTTATAAGGTACCAGAAGGTTCATCTCTTAAAATGAGCGGATATACACATGCAGATGATTCAACATACAATCCAACTAGAGAGCTTATAAAAGCAAAAGAGGCTATGAAAAAATAA